The genomic DNA TTTACGAGCGTGCACACACGCTGCGGCGCAGCCCTGATCAGGCCCTTAGCTACGTGGCAGTGTGTTCCCCCAATCATCTGCACCATGCGCACATCGCGGCAGGACTGCGCCTGGGCTGTGACGTTATTTGCGAGAAACCCCTGGTGCCCACGCCCGCACTGGTGGATGAGCTGGCGCGGGTGGAACGAGAAACCGGCCAGCGCGTATTCAACATACTGCAACTGCGCCACCATGAGGCGATTGTCCAGTTGCGCGACAAGGTGGCTACAGCCCAGCAAAACACCAAGTTCGATGTCGACCTGACCTACATCACCTCACGCGGCAAATGGTATGCCGCCAGTTGGAAGGGCGATCCCCGCAAATCGTTTGGCGTGGTCACCAACATCGGCGTGCATTTCTTCGACATGCTGCACTTCATTTTTGGCGAGCTGCAGCGCAGTGAAGTGCACTACAACACCGAAACCAAGGCAGGCGGGTATCTGGAATACCAGCGCGCCAGGGTCCGGTGGTTTCTTTCCATTGATGCCAACGACCTGCCTGATGCAGTCAAAGGCAAGAAGACCACCTACCGCAACATCGACATCAGCGGAGAGCCTCTCGAATTCTCTGACGGCTTTACCGACCTGCACACCACCAGCTATACCGAAATTCTGGCGGGCCACGGTTATGGGCTGGAAGATGCACGCCCCTGTATTGAAACCGTGCACGCCATTCGCACAGCCAAACCGCTGGTCAGCACGCTGCGTGAAATGCACCCGTTCGTGTCCCTATTGAAATGAGCACCACCATCCACCCCAGCGCCATCGTGGACGAAGGCGCAGTCATCGGCGAAGGCTCGCGCATCTGGCACTGGGTTCACGTGTGCGGCGGCGCGCGCATTGGCAAAAGCGTTTCGCTGGGCCAGAATGTGTTTGTGGGCAACCGGGTGGTGATTGGCGACCACTGCAAGATACAGAACAACGTTAGCGTGTACGACAACGTCACGCTCGAAGAGGGCATTTTTTGCGGCCCCAGCATGGTGTTCACCAACGTTCACAACCCGCGCGCATTCATCGAACGCAAGAACGAGTACCGTAACACATTGGTCAAAAAAGGTGCCACCCTGGGCGCCAACTGCACCGTTGTATGCGGCACCACCATTGGCGAATACGCCTTTGTAGGAGCTGGAGCAGTGGTCAACAAGGACGTGCCCGCCTATGCCCTGGTGGTGGGCGTGCCCGCACGGCACATTGGATGGATGAGTCAATTTGGCGAGCAACTCGCGCTCCCACTGCAAGGCCACAGCGAAGCCATCTGCCCGCATACAGAGGCCCGCTATGTGCTAACCGACCGAACGGTTACCAAGCTTCCCGCATCAGACCATGGTTGATTTCATCGACCTCAAGGCCCAGCAGGCACGCATCAAAAACCAGATCGACGCAGCCATTTCCCGGGTATTGGCCCACGGCCAATATATCCTGGGGCCGGAGGTTGCGGAACTGGAGAAACAACTGGCCGCCTACACCGGCGCCAAGCACTGCATTACCGTCGCCAATGGCACCGACGCCCTGCAGATCGCCCAGATGGCCCTGGGCATAGGCCCGGGCGATGAGGTCATCACGCCCGGCTTCACCTACATTGCCACCGCAGAAACCGTGGCCCTGCTGCGCGCCAAGCCCGTCTACGTGGACATTGACCCGCGTACCTACAACTTGAATCCAGCCCTGCTGGAAGCCGCCATCACTCCGCGTACCAGGGCCATCATCCCCGTCAGCCTTTACGGCCAATGTGCAGACTACGACGCCATCAATGCCATCGCCCAAAAACACGGCATTACCGTCATTGAAGACGCTGCCCAGAGCTTTGGCGCCACCTACAAAGGCCGCAAAAGCTGCAACCTGACCCCAATCGCCTGCACCAGCTTCTTCCCCAGCAAACCGCTGGGCTGTTATGGGGACGGCGGAGCCATCTTCACCAACGACGATGAACTGGCCAAGGTCATGCGTCAGATCGCCCGCCACGGCCAAGATCGCCGCTACCACCACATCCGCGTGGGCGTGAACAGCCGGCTGGACACACTGCAAGCCGCCATTCTGCTGGCCAAGCTGGCTATCCTGGACGAGGAAATCGCCGCGCGCCAGCAAGTTGCCGAGTGCTACACCACCCTACTCCCTCGTCCGCTCGCGGGAGAAGGAGTAGATGTGAGTGCGTTCGCTATCACTGCACCCCATATCGCTCCCCACAACACCAGTGCCTGGGCACAATACACCGTGCAAGTGCCCCACCGCGAACAAGTGCAAGACCAACTCAAGCAAATGGGCATCCCCACTGTGGTGCATTACCCCCTCCCGTTGAACCA from Acidovorax sp. A79 includes the following:
- a CDS encoding DegT/DnrJ/EryC1/StrS family aminotransferase; translation: MVDFIDLKAQQARIKNQIDAAISRVLAHGQYILGPEVAELEKQLAAYTGAKHCITVANGTDALQIAQMALGIGPGDEVITPGFTYIATAETVALLRAKPVYVDIDPRTYNLNPALLEAAITPRTRAIIPVSLYGQCADYDAINAIAQKHGITVIEDAAQSFGATYKGRKSCNLTPIACTSFFPSKPLGCYGDGGAIFTNDDELAKVMRQIARHGQDRRYHHIRVGVNSRLDTLQAAILLAKLAILDEEIAARQQVAECYTTLLPRPLAGEGVDVSAFAITAPHIAPHNTSAWAQYTVQVPHREQVQDQLKQMGIPTVVHYPLPLNQQPAVADVGTLLPMGDAAAQRVLSLPIHPYLDVNNLHRIVQAIVDFSPEN
- a CDS encoding Gfo/Idh/MocA family oxidoreductase, producing the protein MKNFALIGAAGYIAPRHMRAIKDTGNCLTAAFDVNDSVGIIDTLAPDAVFFTDFECFYERAHTLRRSPDQALSYVAVCSPNHLHHAHIAAGLRLGCDVICEKPLVPTPALVDELARVERETGQRVFNILQLRHHEAIVQLRDKVATAQQNTKFDVDLTYITSRGKWYAASWKGDPRKSFGVVTNIGVHFFDMLHFIFGELQRSEVHYNTETKAGGYLEYQRARVRWFLSIDANDLPDAVKGKKTTYRNIDISGEPLEFSDGFTDLHTTSYTEILAGHGYGLEDARPCIETVHAIRTAKPLVSTLREMHPFVSLLK
- a CDS encoding acyltransferase, giving the protein MSTTIHPSAIVDEGAVIGEGSRIWHWVHVCGGARIGKSVSLGQNVFVGNRVVIGDHCKIQNNVSVYDNVTLEEGIFCGPSMVFTNVHNPRAFIERKNEYRNTLVKKGATLGANCTVVCGTTIGEYAFVGAGAVVNKDVPAYALVVGVPARHIGWMSQFGEQLALPLQGHSEAICPHTEARYVLTDRTVTKLPASDHG